One window of the Thermococcus sp. P6 genome contains the following:
- a CDS encoding 50S ribosomal protein L15e → MGMYKYIREAWKRPKESYVGGLLKERMIEWRREPVVVRIERPTRLDRARNLGYQAKQGYVMVRVRVRKGGRKRPRWKGARKPSKMGQVKYSPKKSLQWIAEEKAARKFPNLEVLNSYWVGEDGMYKWFEVIMVDPHHPVIKSDPKINWITGGAHKGRVFRGLTSAGRKSRGLRNKGKGAEKVRPSIRANKGRGK, encoded by the coding sequence ATGGGAATGTACAAATACATCAGGGAAGCCTGGAAGAGGCCCAAAGAAAGCTACGTTGGAGGGCTTCTTAAAGAGAGGATGATAGAGTGGAGAAGGGAGCCCGTTGTGGTCAGAATCGAGAGGCCGACCAGACTCGACAGGGCCCGGAACCTCGGTTATCAGGCCAAACAGGGCTACGTAATGGTCCGCGTCAGGGTCAGAAAGGGCGGAAGGAAGAGGCCCAGGTGGAAGGGTGCAAGGAAGCCCTCAAAGATGGGTCAGGTGAAGTACAGCCCGAAGAAGAGCCTCCAGTGGATAGCAGAGGAGAAGGCCGCCAGAAAGTTCCCGAACCTCGAGGTTCTAAACTCCTACTGGGTCGGCGAGGACGGGATGTACAAGTGGTTTGAGGTCATAATGGTGGACCCGCATCACCCGGTCATTAAGAGCGATCCAAAGATCAACTGGATAACCGGCGGAGCCCACAAGGGAAGGGTCTTCAGGGGACTCACGAGCGCGGGAAGGAAGAGCCGCGGTCTGAGGAACAAGGGCAAGGGTGCCGAAAAGGTCAGGCCGAGCATAAGGGCCAACAAGGGCAGGGGCAAGTGA
- a CDS encoding Xaa-Pro peptidase family protein, with translation MRLQKLVPLMEKEGFDGALISPGTNLYYLTGIKTHESGERLTLLVLNADGRYRFLVPSLYENTLRDFPVTFWRDGENPYGKLARILADLDLLNGSLLIEDTMRADWLINILKLGSFEFHPLSSLVRELRMRKDDMEIGMMKHAAEIADRVFDEVLGWDLIGMRERELALKVELTIRALGDGISFPPIVASGENAANPHHEPGERRLRKGDLVILDYGAKWKGYCSDITRTIALGRPDERLVEIYGIVKEAQEKAYRSVREGIPAKEVDRAARETIERAGYGEYFTHRTGHGLGLDVHEDPYIGPDGEVVLENGMTFTIEPGIYVPGLGGVRIEDDVVVSNGRGKRLTEADRELVIL, from the coding sequence ATGCGCCTTCAAAAACTCGTCCCCCTGATGGAGAAGGAAGGATTTGACGGGGCCCTGATAAGCCCCGGGACGAACCTCTACTACCTCACTGGAATTAAAACGCACGAATCCGGCGAGAGGCTTACCCTTCTCGTCCTGAACGCCGACGGCCGGTATAGGTTTTTGGTCCCGAGCCTTTACGAGAACACCCTGAGGGACTTCCCGGTTACCTTCTGGCGGGATGGGGAGAACCCCTACGGGAAGCTCGCCCGTATCCTGGCGGATCTGGACCTTCTAAACGGTAGTTTACTGATAGAGGATACCATGCGCGCCGACTGGCTGATAAACATCCTCAAACTCGGTTCCTTTGAGTTCCATCCCCTCAGCTCGCTCGTCAGGGAGCTCCGCATGAGGAAAGATGATATGGAGATAGGGATGATGAAGCACGCGGCAGAAATCGCCGATAGGGTCTTCGATGAGGTTCTGGGTTGGGATCTCATCGGAATGCGCGAGAGGGAGCTTGCCCTGAAGGTGGAGCTGACCATCAGAGCGCTCGGCGATGGCATCTCCTTTCCGCCGATAGTGGCGAGCGGTGAAAACGCGGCCAACCCTCACCACGAGCCGGGGGAGAGAAGGCTCAGGAAAGGCGATCTGGTTATACTCGACTACGGAGCTAAGTGGAAGGGTTACTGCTCGGACATAACGCGGACGATAGCCCTCGGCAGACCGGACGAAAGGCTCGTGGAGATCTACGGGATCGTTAAGGAGGCTCAGGAAAAGGCCTACAGATCCGTTCGCGAGGGAATCCCTGCGAAGGAAGTCGACAGGGCCGCGAGGGAGACCATAGAGCGGGCCGGGTACGGGGAGTATTTTACCCACAGAACGGGGCACGGACTGGGTCTCGATGTCCACGAAGACCCCTACATAGGCCCCGATGGGGAAGTGGTGCTCGAAAACGGTATGACCTTCACGATAGAGCCGGGGATATACGTTCCCGGCCTTGGAGGGGTTAGAATAGAGGACGACGTGGTTGTCAGCAACGGCCGGGGAAAGAGGCTGACCGAAGCGGACCGGGAGCTGGTCATCCTTTAG
- a CDS encoding RNA-binding protein, which produces MAGIGAHHVRITTFIHATEDEEKVLEALETFIPEGIEDDVNVEVEETTGFFGNPIKVVNVEIKRSKAVRKFLDYFKELLDGESRRYILDNLEEKVDEEGTLYVRFNKQKAYLGEPEIDEGGDTIQVKIKVKAFPMRKESVVKALREWLEG; this is translated from the coding sequence ATGGCCGGGATAGGGGCCCATCACGTCAGGATCACAACCTTCATTCACGCCACCGAGGACGAGGAAAAGGTTCTCGAGGCCCTGGAAACGTTCATCCCAGAGGGGATAGAGGACGATGTAAACGTTGAGGTGGAGGAAACCACGGGCTTCTTCGGGAACCCCATCAAGGTCGTCAACGTTGAGATAAAGCGAAGCAAAGCTGTTAGAAAGTTCCTTGATTATTTCAAGGAGCTTCTGGACGGGGAGAGCAGGAGGTACATCCTCGATAACCTTGAGGAGAAGGTCGACGAAGAGGGGACCCTTTACGTCCGCTTCAACAAGCAGAAGGCCTACCTCGGCGAGCCGGAGATCGATGAAGGTGGCGACACGATTCAGGTGAAGATAAAGGTAAAGGCCTTCCCGATGAGGAAGGAGAGCGTTGTGAAGGCTCTGAGGGAGTGGCTGGAAGGATGA
- the leuS gene encoding leucine--tRNA ligase, with protein sequence MGIDFRAIEEKWQKRWLEEKVFEPRIDDKPRERKFYITVAFPYLSGHLHVGHARTYTIPDVIARFKRMQGYNVLFPMGWHITGAPIVGIAERIKQRDPKTIHIYRDVYKVPEDVLWKFEDPREIVKYFMKAAKETFIRAGFSVDWSREFHTTSLFPPFSKFIEWQFWTLKEKGLVVKGAHRVRWDPVVETPLGDHDIMEGEDVQILEYTLIKFILEENGETIYMPAATLRPETVYGVTNMWLNPEATYVKARVKSGKGEEVWIVSKESAYKLSFQDREVEVLEEFKGERLIGRYVKNPVTGDEVIILPAEFVDPDNATGVVMSVPAHAPFDHVALEDLKKETDVLLKYDIDPRLVEGIRYVSLIELEGYGEFPAVEEVKRLGVKDQKDEEKLEEATKTIYKAEYHRGIFKVEPYAGKTVQEAKELIAKELLEKGIAETMYEFAEKPVISRFGNRAVIKIIHDQWFIDYGNPEWKEKAREALKNMKIFPESRRTQFEAVIDWLDKKACARKVGLGTPLPWDPEWVIESLSDSTIYMAYYTISRHMNRLREEGMDPEKLDREFFDYVFLEEFSEERERELQEKTGIPAEVIHGMKEEFEYWYPLDWRCSAKDLIPNHLTFFIFNHVAIFRREHWPRGIAVNGFGTLEGTKMSKSKGNVLNFIDAIDENGADVVRLYIMGLAEHDSDFDWRRKEVGKLRRQVERFYELVSEFSAYRAGESELKDIDRWMLHRLNRAIEETTRALEEFRTRTAVQWAFYSVLNDLRWYLRRTEGRDDGAKRTTLRKLAEVWVRLMAPFTPHISEELWEKLGGEGFVSLAEWPEPDPEWWNETIEAEEEFVKNLIEDIREIIRVARIENPRRVYIYTAPEWKWKVAQIVAEKRDFRAAMSELMKDPEMRKRGKEISKLIQKLIKERAFEVKRIDEEKALMEAREFMEKELEVEVVINPEEDRGGKAKQAMPLKPAVFVE encoded by the coding sequence ATGGGAATCGACTTCAGGGCCATTGAGGAGAAGTGGCAGAAGCGCTGGCTGGAGGAGAAGGTTTTCGAGCCGAGGATAGACGATAAGCCTCGGGAAAGGAAGTTCTACATCACCGTTGCCTTCCCCTACCTCTCGGGCCACCTGCACGTGGGCCACGCAAGGACCTACACGATCCCGGATGTGATAGCGCGCTTCAAAAGGATGCAGGGTTACAACGTGCTCTTCCCCATGGGCTGGCACATAACTGGAGCACCCATAGTTGGAATCGCCGAGAGGATAAAGCAGAGGGACCCCAAAACGATCCACATCTACCGCGACGTCTACAAGGTTCCCGAGGATGTGCTCTGGAAGTTCGAGGATCCAAGGGAGATAGTTAAGTACTTCATGAAGGCCGCGAAGGAGACCTTCATAAGGGCCGGGTTCTCCGTCGACTGGAGCAGGGAGTTCCACACCACTTCGCTCTTCCCGCCCTTCAGCAAGTTCATAGAGTGGCAGTTCTGGACGCTAAAGGAAAAGGGACTGGTCGTTAAGGGGGCCCACAGGGTCAGGTGGGATCCGGTGGTTGAGACGCCACTCGGAGACCACGACATAATGGAAGGCGAGGACGTGCAGATACTCGAATACACCCTGATCAAGTTCATCCTCGAGGAGAATGGGGAGACGATATACATGCCGGCCGCAACGCTGAGGCCGGAAACGGTCTACGGCGTAACCAACATGTGGCTGAATCCGGAGGCAACGTACGTAAAGGCAAGGGTGAAGAGCGGGAAGGGGGAAGAGGTGTGGATCGTAAGCAAAGAATCCGCCTACAAGCTCTCCTTCCAGGACCGGGAGGTAGAGGTTCTCGAGGAGTTCAAGGGGGAAAGACTCATCGGGAGGTACGTGAAGAACCCCGTAACGGGCGACGAGGTCATCATCCTGCCCGCGGAATTCGTCGACCCCGACAACGCCACGGGGGTTGTCATGAGCGTTCCGGCGCACGCCCCCTTCGACCACGTGGCCTTAGAGGATCTGAAGAAGGAAACAGACGTTTTGCTCAAATACGACATCGATCCCCGGCTGGTGGAGGGGATACGCTACGTTTCCCTGATAGAGCTTGAGGGTTACGGGGAATTCCCGGCGGTGGAAGAGGTCAAGAGGCTCGGCGTTAAGGATCAGAAGGACGAGGAGAAACTCGAGGAGGCAACTAAGACCATATACAAAGCCGAGTACCACAGGGGCATCTTCAAGGTGGAGCCCTACGCGGGTAAAACCGTTCAGGAGGCCAAGGAGCTCATAGCGAAGGAGCTTCTGGAGAAGGGCATCGCCGAGACGATGTACGAGTTCGCGGAAAAGCCCGTCATAAGCCGCTTTGGAAACCGGGCGGTCATCAAGATAATCCACGACCAGTGGTTCATAGACTACGGCAATCCGGAATGGAAGGAGAAAGCCAGAGAAGCCCTGAAAAACATGAAGATATTCCCCGAGAGCAGGAGGACACAGTTCGAGGCTGTTATTGACTGGCTCGACAAGAAGGCCTGCGCGAGGAAGGTCGGCCTTGGAACGCCCCTGCCATGGGATCCCGAATGGGTCATCGAGAGCCTGAGCGATTCCACCATCTACATGGCCTACTACACCATCAGCAGGCACATGAACAGGCTCAGGGAAGAGGGCATGGACCCGGAGAAGCTCGACAGGGAGTTCTTCGATTACGTATTCCTCGAGGAGTTCAGCGAGGAACGTGAGAGGGAGCTTCAGGAGAAGACCGGCATTCCCGCAGAGGTAATCCACGGGATGAAGGAGGAGTTCGAGTACTGGTATCCCCTCGACTGGCGCTGTTCGGCCAAGGACCTCATACCCAACCACCTGACCTTCTTCATATTCAACCACGTTGCCATCTTCAGGAGGGAGCACTGGCCGAGGGGCATAGCAGTAAACGGCTTCGGAACCCTCGAAGGAACCAAGATGAGCAAGAGCAAGGGCAACGTTCTGAACTTCATAGACGCCATAGACGAGAACGGCGCCGACGTTGTAAGGCTCTACATAATGGGTCTGGCCGAGCACGATAGCGACTTCGACTGGCGCAGGAAGGAAGTCGGAAAGCTCCGGAGGCAGGTGGAGCGCTTTTATGAGCTGGTGAGCGAGTTCTCAGCGTACAGGGCCGGCGAAAGCGAGCTGAAGGACATCGACAGGTGGATGCTCCACAGACTCAACAGGGCCATTGAAGAGACGACGCGGGCACTCGAAGAATTCAGGACGAGGACGGCCGTCCAGTGGGCCTTCTACTCGGTCCTCAACGACCTGCGCTGGTACCTGAGGAGAACCGAGGGAAGGGACGATGGGGCGAAGCGCACCACCCTGAGGAAACTCGCGGAGGTCTGGGTCAGGCTCATGGCTCCCTTCACACCTCACATAAGCGAAGAACTATGGGAGAAGCTCGGAGGAGAGGGCTTCGTAAGTCTGGCGGAGTGGCCAGAGCCGGATCCGGAGTGGTGGAACGAGACCATAGAGGCGGAGGAGGAGTTCGTCAAAAACCTGATCGAGGACATCAGGGAGATAATCAGGGTCGCCAGAATAGAGAACCCGCGGAGGGTTTACATCTACACCGCTCCGGAGTGGAAGTGGAAGGTTGCTCAGATCGTTGCAGAGAAAAGGGACTTCAGGGCCGCAATGTCCGAGCTCATGAAGGATCCTGAGATGCGGAAACGTGGAAAGGAGATAAGCAAACTGATTCAGAAGCTCATAAAGGAGAGGGCCTTTGAAGTCAAGCGCATTGATGAGGAAAAGGCCCTGATGGAAGCCAGAGAGTTCATGGAGAAGGAGCTCGAAGTTGAGGTCGTCATCAACCCGGAGGAAGACCGGGGAGGAAAGGCAAAGCAGGCAATGCCTCTGAAACCAGCGGTTTTCGTGGAGTGA